One genomic region from Psychrobacillus sp. FSL K6-2836 encodes:
- a CDS encoding aldehyde dehydrogenase family protein, which yields MLNHTKQYINGEWVDSTGSETIEVVNPATEEVIGKISSGTEEDVNRSVQAAKDAFHTFSKTSVDDRIKLLEDIAKEYEKRKDDLVKIMTEELGAPITKSEEIHYRMGLKHFKQAAEELKTFEFIEERENSYIKKEPIGVSGLITPWNFPTNQISTKLASALAAGSTLVVKPASQTPFAAVIIAEIFDKVGVPKGVFNLVNGSGSIVGEAISSHPDIDFVSFTGSGAVGSSLMKNAAQDIKNVSLELGGKSPLVILKDADVKEAAKTAITQIATNTGQVCSAATRMIVPEEMHDDFIEAMKELVTEFPVGDPQDKDTFMGPQVSKEQWETVQSYIKKGEEEGATLAIGGPGKPDGIDKGFFSKITVFTNVQNDMTIAQEEIFGPVMSVITYKDIDEAIEIANDTVYGLAGYIFGNDKEELKKVALNIRAGQIRINNSKSDISAPFGGFKQSGIGREWGDYGIEEFLEPKAIIGMPV from the coding sequence ATGCTTAATCATACAAAACAATACATCAATGGTGAATGGGTAGACTCTACTGGTTCAGAAACAATTGAAGTAGTAAACCCTGCAACAGAAGAAGTGATTGGTAAGATTAGTAGCGGTACGGAAGAAGACGTGAATCGGTCTGTTCAGGCCGCAAAAGACGCGTTTCATACCTTTTCAAAAACATCAGTGGATGACCGGATAAAGCTTTTAGAGGATATTGCAAAAGAATACGAAAAACGTAAAGATGATTTAGTAAAAATAATGACGGAAGAGTTAGGAGCTCCAATAACAAAATCGGAGGAAATCCATTATCGAATGGGGCTTAAACACTTTAAGCAGGCTGCGGAGGAATTGAAAACATTTGAGTTCATAGAGGAAAGAGAGAACTCTTATATAAAGAAAGAACCTATCGGCGTCTCAGGACTGATTACACCTTGGAACTTCCCTACTAATCAGATTTCTACAAAGCTGGCTAGTGCATTGGCAGCTGGTAGCACTTTAGTAGTGAAGCCTGCATCACAAACGCCATTTGCTGCTGTTATTATTGCCGAAATTTTTGACAAAGTTGGGGTCCCTAAAGGAGTGTTTAACTTGGTAAATGGTTCGGGTTCAATAGTCGGGGAGGCCATTAGCTCTCATCCCGATATCGATTTTGTATCCTTTACTGGATCGGGAGCAGTAGGAAGCAGTTTGATGAAGAATGCTGCACAGGACATTAAAAATGTCTCATTAGAACTTGGAGGAAAATCTCCATTAGTCATTTTAAAGGATGCCGATGTAAAAGAAGCAGCGAAAACCGCAATAACTCAAATTGCTACAAATACAGGACAGGTATGCTCCGCAGCAACAAGAATGATTGTACCAGAAGAAATGCATGATGATTTTATTGAAGCAATGAAGGAATTAGTAACGGAGTTCCCTGTTGGTGATCCACAGGACAAAGATACATTTATGGGTCCACAGGTTTCCAAAGAGCAATGGGAAACCGTTCAATCCTATATCAAAAAAGGGGAAGAAGAAGGTGCCACACTTGCTATAGGGGGACCTGGTAAACCCGATGGAATTGATAAAGGTTTCTTTTCCAAAATAACGGTTTTCACAAACGTACAAAACGATATGACCATCGCACAGGAGGAAATCTTTGGACCTGTCATGTCGGTTATCACGTATAAAGACATTGACGAAGCTATTGAAATTGCCAATGATACCGTTTATGGTCTAGCTGGTTATATATTCGGAAATGATAAAGAAGAACTAAAGAAAGTGGCATTAAATATTCGAGCAGGGCAAATAAGAATCAATAATAGTAAATCAGATATATCGGCACCGTTTGGCGGCTTTAAGCAATCTGGTATTGGTCGCGAATGGGGAGATTATGGAATTGAAGAATTTCTGGAGCCTAAAGCGATTATAGGCATGCCTGTTTAA
- a CDS encoding helix-turn-helix domain-containing protein — MTIYLKTYQVFESVQEMDAHIKSHITENYYKLNDTDRAVLSLLAQYACKYPGATHLKVETITQTINKSDATIRRTLRKLESLHVIKRISTIRRVTKGYGANILIILPFDDQSEMISREVSQSPINSSTEEHFPQLETDYSLSPKKELFHNTYSNEIVVTTDTVDNSKIINSSTFYQQFQSTIFSMLGKDQKTVSHLYGVYRSLTYRVTNYLPQYKNLYEKIGYQALTISLQASKKKKIRNLAGYYTGTFEKICQRDLFEFYNEFEE; from the coding sequence ATGACTATTTATCTAAAGACATATCAAGTATTTGAAAGTGTTCAAGAAATGGATGCACATATTAAGTCGCATATAACGGAGAATTATTATAAGTTAAATGATACGGATCGTGCAGTGTTATCTTTGCTCGCACAGTATGCGTGTAAGTATCCTGGAGCTACTCATTTGAAAGTGGAAACAATCACTCAAACAATAAATAAATCGGATGCGACTATTCGACGGACGTTACGCAAGTTAGAAAGCCTTCATGTCATTAAGAGAATCTCAACTATTCGACGTGTTACAAAAGGTTATGGCGCTAATATTTTAATCATTTTGCCTTTTGATGACCAATCGGAAATGATCAGTCGAGAAGTTTCTCAATCTCCAATAAACTCAAGTACTGAAGAGCATTTTCCACAATTAGAAACCGATTATTCTTTAAGCCCTAAAAAAGAATTATTTCATAATACGTATTCTAACGAAATTGTCGTTACCACAGATACTGTGGATAATTCTAAAATTATAAATTCTAGTACATTCTACCAACAGTTCCAATCGACTATTTTCTCGATGCTTGGAAAAGACCAAAAAACAGTCAGTCATTTGTATGGTGTTTACCGAAGCCTAACTTACCGTGTCACTAATTATCTTCCTCAGTATAAGAATCTTTACGAAAAAATTGGATATCAGGCACTGACAATTTCGTTACAGGCGTCAAAAAAGAAAAAAATTCGTAATCTTGCAGGTTATTACACGGGCACTTTCGAAAAAATTTGCCAACGAGACTTGTTTGAATTCTATAACGAGTTTGAAGAATAA